The window GGTGACCCGAAATGTGTCCGAACTAAGGTAGGATAGGTATCATATGCCCCTGGTCAGCACCGAAATTGAGCTCTCTAGCTCATATTTCGgtcaatatgtatatatttcttgCATTTTTTATAGATTAGTCTAGTAGGTTGCTAATCGTATGTAATTACTGTCCCATTTAGGATTAATTGAGTAGTATCATGTTAATTAGGCATAAATCCGACCATAgaatattttgtaaatttttcagtttttgcttgaaattttattttaacgtataaatttaattgataACATATGGtagtatatagatatatgcatatatatactttgaaatcagaaaaacaaaaaaaaaacagttatGAGTTATTTagcaattttttaaaaaaatttcaaatttatttaaattttttgaattcatGGCCTTTTGTCTAATTTAAGTTATAGAGGTACTCTATATATGTCAAAGGAAAATTAGCATTAGCGCCATATTGTTATGCCATAAATAATTGTAGTAGATATAGTTCCATGCGCTCTTTGCCTCGCCATAGTCAACATGGTATagagaaaaaaagtgataatGAGGAAATGTGACTATCAACTTTTTAAGTAAAACGGTGTAATGATATATACAACAAACttttaaataactttttttttattctaattaCAAAGGAGACTAATAaatctaatacaatgaaagaaaaatactaataactaataaagaggcATAGACAATCTCAATGTATATGGAACTTGCAATCTTTTGGTTGTCAGGCAAGAGCGTGCATTACTGAGCTACACATTCTTTTGATAACTTTTAAATAAGTTTTATCCAGTGTGTTTTGATTTgctgaaaaaatatttttcgaaaaaatatttaataattatttaaaaatttataatctttGATGTAATAATTAAGTATCATAATTATATTAAGAGCATTGCTATTTGTGCCGACTGAGTATGCCTacatatgccgaaaacaagaGTGAATGACATAGActataataattcaaaagtCAATGGGAATTTTCTAAGCACTCTCAATCGGCAGAAGTAGGCAGCTGCAATTCAGGCATAATTATCAGTTTCCTTGTattaatgacaaaaaaaaatcgagagaTTTATGTAAGCTTAGAGTTAGCCAAATGAACTCCCATATCTCGCACTTATATATCAAAATTGATTGATGCAAAAAAgtctcattttatttcataatatGGCATCTAACGTTTTATTCCTTTTTGAATAGGTTCCTAAGATGGTATCTTATTTCATCAGTGTATAATGTATTATTATCCTAAGTGGGACGATAATTTAATTGGGTGTCGTACTTTGAGCAATAATAACCACTCAGCTGGAAGTATTTCAATTGAAATCGACATCGAATCTTGAAGGTAAAGGTGTTATGAACTATCTAGAATGCATATATTAAGGATATAGCACGAAATTTTGATCAGTATATATGAATAAAGAACTTGACAAAGTCTATTAATAGGTCTTTCTTCTCATATCtatcaaataaaatgaattttatccatccaaaatagataaataatgcTCAACCAATAAGTTTTCAGTAAAATGTGTATAAGATATGATTTCTTTGAGAAAATATCCAGTAATTACATCATATAATTATGTCACTGCATAGAACCCAACTAATAACCAACGCGTATAAAAATAGTCACTATAATATTGAAAGTTTCTCTCACCCCTAATGAGGGGTCACCTGACCTCTCAGCCTTCTGATCCCCTCGGTTGGGGGAGGACGGAATTTGCCTCTCCTCTGTATCTCTCTCGAGAGAAATTTCTCAAATGTTGGGATACGTGATGTAatacatcacaattttatgaTCCCAACAGCAAGTTATCATATTCCCTTGTCTAGGAGCGTTGGATTTGCCATACCGATGGAGAAAAGCGAAAGGAAAGGGAGGGcgggaaggaaaaaaaaaaaaggttaagcTGTGCTGTCCAATGATCgtaattcagaaaaaaaaaaaaaaagctatcTAATGGTATTGATTAGAGGGTCACGTTGCATAGGGAATACCGTATAAGCTCCCATTAATATAAAGTAGGGTTGGCCGGCTGGCTAATGATGTTGGTTGGGCTGGCCGCTTGGGTATAGCAAAGGAGAAGGGAGAACATGTCCAGAAATGGTTGGTGGAGACCTCGTTATCGATGCAGATGTCCCCATATCggagaaattaataaatattttttaagggggtaggaaaataaaatattgataaAACCTCTAAAGATACATTATAAAAAGATCCATCATCCATGCATTATTATCAATGTATATGTCCCCACATGTGACCTCACATTTTGATTCTCCAACCTAGAACACTAAATTATAgactaaaatataaaatcgaTGTTGGAGATTATATTATCTTATTTACAAGATATATTCGTGTCAAAATGCCAAGAAATACGGGACTCTAATTTATATACAGCACTGATGAAGTAGGTAGGTGATGCCATATATACGAAACAAATTCCTCCATGAATCCGTATTTAAACTGCTCTGCTCATCGAAATGATAATAAGAATCATATTTCTTTTAACGTGCATTAGTCTCGtgacacaaaaaaaaaatgcaacagAAAAAGCACTTCGTGAAATTGAGCTTGAAATAAGTCGTGATTCACGGCGCAAGATATCGTCTCTTTTTTTAGCTTCTTAGCTTCTAGTTTGCTGAGATAATAATAGCAGGCTGCAATTCCCGTTCCTACCACATCGTTCTCACCTACAAGTCTATGATATGTCAGAAGAAACCAACTGCGGACTTTGAAGTTTTgacttccaaaaaaaaaaaaaaaagcttttaCCCCTCGTTTTGTCtctgttttcattttcttgttttttcttGCAAATTGCAAGTTTACTATTTAGGCCACCCACCCCAGGAAAGCAAGAAACGGACTATTGGGTCGAGGATAAACCACAAAATAGTGACAGGCATCTCATGGTCGTGGTCGTGGTCGTGATCGTGGTCAAATCGATATTCGAATTGGAATAATTATTCTCccttaattatttcaattgatcttactgaaaaaataaaaaataaaaaaaaatcccaaaataCTGATGGATATACGGAATTTTTCTCACTTTTACTCTCTTAGCTTTATTGGCAGTAATGCCCTCAACTTCCATGATTGAAGACACAAGCAGAGCATCTCCAAATACATTAAAAGTTAACATGAAGGTCTCACTTTGAAAGACGCACATCAACAAcaacaaatacatatataaggGCTCctcaggaatttaaaaccctCCAAGTCTAGGCTTAGTGCTTGCTCACTTCGGGTTCGTCATGACCCAATTACCCATCGCCAATGATGACTTTGCTGGAACCTAGAAAAGGGGAAGGATTAGTGAGTATACCTTCCGAATTGACCATATGTGAAGAATCACCGGAATCCATGTAAGTGTCCATCGAAGGAATATCACCCATGGACATAGCAGCCAACGACTTGGGAAGCTCTTGTGAGTTAGCAAATTGATAAATTTGCATACATTGGATAGCATTATGGCCGGAAGAATTGCAGAGTTGACAGACAATATAATTGGAAGGACCTGACCCAGGTGCTCCTTCACTAGCAGTGGGAGACGAATAATTGTTTGGTCTAACCGAGTGGGGCATAGTTATAGTAGACACCCGACCATAACTATTAGCACGACCACGAGAACTCTGTGTCTGATTACCATTATAGCCTCGACCTGACTGAAATTGAGGAGGACTGCCGCCCCCTTGACCTGTGCGACCTCCACGCTGTTGCTGTGTATTTCGGCCACCACGACTGCCGCCTTGCCCTCAACTACCACCCCGATTGTTTTACGTGAGCTTGAAAGGCCTCTAGAGTGGTCGAATTTGTTAGTGGtgtaattgtaaatatatatacagttAATTCGcattaacaaaatatttatcaaataaataaataaataataaaatcaattatataagttctgaaaatatacatatatatacatatgtaaaataaatatgtatgttAATTCACatgaacaaataaaaaataaatatgcatgttctaaaatatatattatcatatatatacaggAAAAtctattttgataattttttaaataattattaatagaaaaatgtTAGTATAATTGTTCAAATGTGTAAAATTTACTATATTTGTTggtttatttgaatttttcatattaCCGAAATGACATGCAACTTTTTCACTTTATATAATTCCACACATTTAttgtaaatttaaattatatctaGAAAATATgcaaattcgaaaaaaaatgttcaCTTTTAGAAttgattatattttctttttataaattcttggacaaatatcacaaaaaaaaacccaagttttgtaaaacgtATTAGTTTTGTCTTAAAATTTGTTTTGTAACTAAAAAACCACATATTTTGAGAATCGTCTCAGATTTGACCTCTCATTATCATTCTGTTAAGTTTGTCGTCTATTTGCCTACGTGGACTTCACGGGATCCACAAAGTTTACACATCATCTGATAAaccatatgattttttttcattacataccaaatttattatgaaattgagacttttttgaaaatttgaatttttttatttaacctatcttatttgtttattaatttatgtctgAAGTTAACAGTCCATGTATGcaaaattgatggaatttacaacggatgtcattttttagacaatttagaaaatttaaggtttgctttgttacaaaacaaaatttaggacaaaattgagacattttacaaaatttaggtttttttgtgtaatttgccctaaatTCTTTTAAACCCTATGATGTTTATGTTAATATAATCATCAAAAGAATTTAAACGAATTCACATGTTATACTTTTTAGAACAGAAACATCCTCACACACGTGTaaagtaaatataatttatgaatAATGTGATAAAATAAATGATGGAAGGTTtaccaatttttaaaaatacctttctatttttgttatttcctTGCAAGTTCATTGCTCTTTGCTATATCATACACTCTTTTCATTTATGGTGGAAAATAATTGCTCAGAATAGTAATATCTATTGTATGATACCGGGCAACGCACGAGTAATATAACtagtatataatattatatatacatatatatatatatatatatatatacagtttatttgttgattgattggagaaaatttattttgcatGATCTatttaatattgaaaattaattcaatttttgcatttttttatttatgtgcaTCAAGAAATGTGAATACGGTGCATTCTTGGGAATGTATTAAactaaaaaatgttaaaaggGATATATGATACATTGggatttataaaaataattgtaatatttcatcaattaacaaaattaatatcCCACAATCATTAGatcaaaaatttgaaataggAAGCTTGATGTAATAATTAAATCAAGatgttttaatatatatacatactttaaaaaagatatatatgaaattaagttTAGGATTATTTTTATCCCAATTAACCACATAGGAGTAAATCTTATATATGTTGACAGACATATAGAcatgataaaattttaaaagaaaaaattgactaatttcatttatttaaaccTTAAGGTTGAATCTTTTTAATGCTTTCCCTTATGAATACGTAATTGCATGGGTGTAAAACTTATATGttgatagatatatagatatgtaaaaaaaattaaaaaaatcaattaactatattttatttattaaatccCAAGATCGAATCTTTCTTacctatataatattattgattttaaaataaaagtgaagattatattaaaatagcTTTTCATGTGTTTCCACTTTTGTAGTGGATCGATGCATCTGTTTGGATATTAATGAATGATCCTCATTAACGTtgagccaaaaaaaatttatatatttattttctttcaatattcTATTTAGTTTTGCATTTAAtgcattataaaataaataatttatattttccttaCAAATAGTATTTATTGAGGCATTGACTTTTTCTAACCTTATGTTATTTACACATTTATCTTTCTAACCTTGTTTATTCTCTTGTTGTgaagtttatatataaatatatatatgtacatatgtgatgaaatttttaaaactaattGGCTATATTTTATTTGCCTAACCtatgtattattatttagtttaaaataaaattatagatcatattaaaatagtttttcatatatttgttttctttcaatATTCCATTAAAATTACGCATTTAATGCATTACCTTTCTATCCCTATgatattacaaaatttaccgttaagacccgatttattattctattatcaagtttatatatatatatatatatatatatgattgaaaAAGTTATTAAATCAGAAAGtaggaaagaaaaggaacaagAGGTAGCAAAAACCAGGGCGTCCCCTTGGCATCCTTCGCAGGAAGAGGCCGGATCTGGCCTCATAATCGCCATCCTGGCCTCTCATTGGTCAGCTCTGGGGCTCGACTACATAATGCAAGGGCAATGCCAGCTAGGTTGGCTAGCCAGGGTCGATGTGAAGTTCGCCTAGGGTGGCATGACTTATAGGGGAAGCACAGCGCAAACTTAGCCTGCAATACCCGTGGGCTATGAGGCCAAAATCTCACCGGAGAGGCCAGTCTGGATCATCACGAAGTTAAGTTAGGCTTCTTCATTCCACTCCATGCCtatgaaaacatgcatgctttccttttttttctgttaaaaCCTGCTTCATAGTACAGCTTCGGTTTGTACAAAATGACAAATGGCCTAAGGATTAAGGTGGCAACGGGATGCCACAAGAAGCGCATCTGGTGTAGTGGTATCATAGTACCCTCCCACGGTACTGACCAGGGTTCGATTCCCTGGATGCGCATGCTGAGTTTCAGTTTgtctttctccttttctttttttttttctttttaaaaatttgctttataatattattttaccaTTGTTTTGTTAAATCCATGTGATTTTCCAGTATTAAGTCTgctaattaaaaatatctaGAGAGAATGAATTTCAGGGTTAAGCTTTTCTTTTGGGTATTTTCTACATTTTCAGCCTAGTACAAAGAGGCGTTATTGATTTAAATGTTTCATTGAGTCAACCAATATTCTTTTGATACCCTGTAACTTAAAAGTACaattaagaagaagaagaagaaagtgaaAGCTACTTACAGAAAGTGGATAGGCAAAGACACTAGATTTTTTCGTCAATAGCTCTGCATACTGTTGTGAAGATGCAGTATGGGGGAATCGATTGTGATCTCTGATCTCTGTCGATGCATTAGCAAGCGCCTCTACGAGTTTTGGACGTGGTGGACAGGAGTTTGTGGATTCGTAACTTTGTATATGGTGACACTATGGGTAACACTGAAAGCCCATTCGCTTGGTACCGCTCGGGATCAGTTGATAAACGGGgggagagaaaagagagatagAGACCCCTGATGCAATCGGTGCTGGTGTGAAACATTATCCGTTTATGGTTTATGGTTGATCTCTTAGCCCAGTCTGGACTTGTCCAGGATGTCCGTTCATTGGTAAGGAATATGCCCTCTGAACGGACGACAACTATTTTGGGCAGCACTCTTACTGGCCTATCGGGCTCAGGGAAGCTTGGTTGGAATACAGattatgataaataaattaaaaaaaaaaagtccatgcacttagtaaaataaatagaaattttatatagataataaagGGACACGAATAATCCTATTAGGAGTAACGAGCCTGACATCTCTTGGTTGCTGATGAGGGCATGCATCACTACGCTACACTATTTTTTataggtttttctttttatatgcCTAGTAAAACGGATGCATGTTATTCATTCAAAGCGAATAGGTGACACTCaactaatatttttcaatgagttttttaataaaatattctgTGAGTATTGTATTATCACATGATTGTATAAAACTTAACTAATAACTTACTCGCGTAAAAATAGTAATTATAACTTCCCACCACTCCGAGGTCACCTGACCTCTCGGCCTTCTGACCACCTCGTCTGGGGCAGGACGGAAGCTCCCCCCTCTCCAATTTATGGCCTCCCGCTCTGTCTCTCGAGAAAATCCCCAAATATTAGGACACGAGAAGTAATTTACCAAAATTTTATGGTCCCCAAGTTATCACATTCCTCTGTCCTGGACCGTTGGATTACCATACCGAtggaaaaataggaaaaagcTAAGCTGAGCTATCCAATTATCGTAGTTAAggggaaaataaattaaaaaaaaaaaaagctaagCTATTTAATTAATGGTCCTGAGTAGAGGGTTATGGTACATCGGGAATACCGTATAAGCTCCCATTAATATAAGATGGGGTTGGCCGACCGACTAATGAGGAGAAAATTCTTTAGTCCCATGGCTGAACCTCCAGCCCTATTTTGTCTTTTCTAAGTGTGTCATACTGTTGCCGTATTCCAGTTCATTTGTATTGTACTTCGATTCATAGACTCTTCAGACAGTCAACTACATGTGCGTACTATCGGTAGCATTGCATACAAAATGACGTGATGCAATCAACATCACGCGCATGCAATTGACTATCTGAAAATCTATTTTTCAAGTATGACACAAATGAAGTGGAGTACGACACGCTCAGAAAAGACAAAATAGAATTGTAGTTCTAGCCACGTGACTGAATAATTTCTAATATTTCATGTGATAATTTATAGTTGAGAAAAGTACATGGCGTGGCATAACTTTAGAGAGTTAGGGAAATTCTTCAATTCCGTTACTTAAGCGCCAGCCTATTTTGTCTTTTCTGAGCGCTTAGTACTCGTATCGTACTCCAGTTCATTTGTATCATATTTCGAAAAATAGACTGTTCAAACAGTCGATTACAAGTGCATACTGTCAACTCCATCACGTCGTTTTATATGCAATGCAGCCGATGGTACGCAGTCGACTGTCTGAAGAGACTACGAATCGAAGTACGATACAAATGAACTGGAGTGCGACATCGTCAAAAAAGACAAAACGGGATGGAAGGTCCAGCCAGTTGACTAAGAATTTCCCCTAATGATAGTGGTTGGATTGGGTATAGCCAAGGGGAAGTGGAGAACATGTCCGAAATGGTTGGTGGAGACCTCATTTTTAGGGGAGATTTTGACATCCTGCAATGGTATGGCATTGCTAGTGGTATAACCATTGGatggataaataaataaaatgtcgGATCCAACGGCTATAAAACCGACGGTACCGTATCACTGGCGGGACATCAAAAGCTCCATGTTTTCATActttctattctttttttcggactaattgataaatatttttaggggtagaaaaaaatttattgataaaACCCTTGaagatataatataaaaaggtCCATTATTCGTGCATTATCTTATATTAATGTATCTGTCCCCGCATGTGACTTCACATTTTGATTCTCCAACCTAGAACATTAAATTATAGACTAAAATATAAAACTGATGTTGCATATTATATTAGCTTGTTTACAAGAAATTTTCGTGTCtaaaaattagaagaaaatatTCTGAATTCCTCGTATGATTAGTGAGGTGAAATGTATTGCATTATATAGACATGTACATGTATCTATCTAGAGTAATAATCAAAGGTATTAATATACATAACAAAATTACACTAAGTATATATGGAAAGCTACGGTCTTTGATTATTTTGATCATCGATTACTTTAGTACTCCCCCGCAAGCTGAACAGGAGGCTACCATGTGAAGTTTGGACCGGATATCAGAGAATTGAGAGGATGAAAGTCCTTTCGTGAGACCATTTGCCAGCTAATCTTTTGAGCTAATGAATCGGATAAGTAAGTCTTTGCGCACGAATCGTTCCCTAACAAAGTGATAGTCAATCTCAATGTGTTTAGTTCGGGCATGGAAAACAGAATTGGCAGTGAGATAGATTGCAGAGGCATTGTCACACCAAAAAATTGGAGAGTGACGAAGTGATATACCCAGTTCCCATTGCAATGATTGCATCCAAATGATCTCAACTGTAGGATTGGCAAGGCTCTTGTACTCAACCTCAGTGCTAGACCTTGCAACCGTGTGTTGTTTCTTAGAAATCCAGGAAATCTAGGTGGAGCCGAGAAAGATGACGAATCCGCTAACAGATCGCCGATCATCAGGATTCCCAGCCTAATcaacatcaaaaaaaaaaggagtgaCGAAAGAGGGCCAAGTCCAATGTGAAGCCATGGATGATAGTACCATTGAGATACCGCAAAATTCTCTTGACAGCCAATGTATTGTGGAAGGACGATGCATAAACTGACAGACTTGATTAACAGCATAAGCAATATTTGGTCGTGTCAGAGAGATGTTGAAGACTCCCAACCACACTGTGATAGAGAGAGGGATCATCAAAAGAATCACCATGATGTAGAGAAAGTCGAGATCCTGGCGAATTAGGAGAGCTTATGGGTTTGCAGTCCAACATATCAGTTATGGTACGAATATCATGGATGCACTTGGACTGCATGAGATATAGGTCACTGGAGTCGGACTAAACTTCCacattgaagaaaaaatgtaGAGAAAGATCCTTCGTAGCAAACTCATTGTGTAATGCTATTAAGATGGTATTAAAAGGCACGCCCAGTGTCCCAGTGAGGATAATGTCATCCAAATATACCAGGGGAAAAATGACATTGGAGGACCGCCAAAGtatagagagagaagaagcTGCCCTTGAGTCATGGAAGCAAAAATGCTCGAGAAGTGTTGAGACTTTGAAACCACGCTCAAGGAGCCTGTTTGAGGCCATACAGAGAATGAAGTAATCTGCACCTCTGTTTCAATTACTCTATTGGTGTCAAAATGCCAAGAAATACAAGAATCTAATTTATAcagagcattgatgaagtaGGTGATGTACGAAACAAAAATTCCTTCATGAATCCGTATTTAAACTGCTCTACTCATAGCAATGCGAATAATAATAGtacatttgttttttttttccggtggtAGAGAATCctacatttttttataatgtaCATTAGTTTGGTAACGCAAACTGCAACAGAATAAGCTCTGTATTAAAATTGAGCTTAAAATCTGTCGCAATCTTAGCGGAAGATCATCTCTCTTCCTCTGACTTGTTTTTAGTGTGTCATGATATTCAGAAGTCCAAAAAATCCtgactaatttaatttgagtCGGATCAGTCCATTAAAGAGGTAGTATGGATTTCTTCATTCACGAGACTCGGTCGATATTTAAACCTCacttattgaaaaaaaaatgccgaATCGTTTTAATCAACTCATGTCATTTTTTTCGTTTCACATCTCAGCTTCTTATAGTAGCACACTGCAATTTCCATTCCTACCACATTACACTCACCTACAATTCCATATTATGTCACAAGAAATCAACTGTTGACTCTaacggtgcgtttggtttcagagttaaaataactttgattttgattttgattttgattgtgaaaaaggacaaatgagatgaaagtataaatttgacttggcaAACATGtacttttgttatgtagtgtgttgagttaaaattaaaattaaaatttttaatttagaaaatgtgtatttttattgtgtagtgtgttaaattaaaattaaaattaaagttaaactTACAATCCAAACAAGGCCTAAAGGTTCTTCTTTCTTTAAAGCGTTTTcccctctttttctctttgttttcattttctcatttttttcttgcaaATTGCAAGTTTAATATTTAGGTCATCACCCCAGAAAAGCAAGAAACAGACCATTGGGTCGAGGATAAACCACAAATTAAAATAGTGGTAAGTGTCTGCCGTGATCAAATTGACATTCGAAGGAGAATTATTCTCAATTAATAAGTTCAGTTGACATTACTAAAAAGAAATTCCCAAAATACTGATGGATATACGAAATTTTTCAAACTTTACTCTCTTAGCTTTATTGGTAGTAATTCCCTCAACTTTCATGATTGAAGACACAAGCAGAGCATCTCCAAATACATTACGTTCTAAAGCATCCTCAGAAGCATGAACGTCTCACTTTAAAAGACACACATCAACaacaaaatacatatataagagatccgcaggaatttaaaatctcCAAGTCTAATGGTTCAGTGCCTCCTCACTTGGGGTTCGTCATCTCGAGGACCTTGCACCACGCAGGTCGGGAAGAGATATCGGCCACCCAGGCGCTGACCTTCGGCCTTGCGTCGAAGAGCTTCTTGACCGGGGTGCGCATGAGGTAGTTGAGGGTCGGGAGGTGGTGGAGGTCAGCGAGGGTGAAGCAGTCCCCACCAATGTACTTGGACTGAGACAGGCGAGCCTCGTACACGTCCAGGACCTTTGCGAGCTTGGGCTCGTACTCCTCCACCACCGCAGGGTCGGTCTGCATCCCCAAGAAGGACTTAATGGCCAGCTCCCACAGGAGCTTCGATGCCGCCGGGTCGTACTGCTGGGCCTCCACTTCCATCCACACGGAAACTATCGCCATTTCCTTGCCGGGGATCACCAGTGGAGTCCCCTTGTCCGCATAAGTGTGAGCTATGTACTGGGTGATCGCCCTCGATTCTACATACATAAATCAATTAATCATCTTTCAAGTTTCACCAGCGTTTTTGCGTCATACACTATAAGACTCGCCGTCCAAGCAGACGATCTATACCACATCGAGGgcttagaaaattcatataataAGATCGAAAGTCAAAGCTTAACTACCATGATGCGATGAACTTCCGAAACACTTACCGAAGAGCTTCAAGTCTCCATCCTCAAAGGCTGGGACTTGACCGAATGGCTGCGCCAAACCCATAAGAATAAGAGCACGTGGGATATCTTGTTAAATTTTCACTGGACCTATTATGTCAGAGAGAGACTTTATTGGAAGTGAATAGAGAAACTCACGTTAAGGGAAAGGAAGGGCTCCTTCTTGTGTTCGCCGGATCTCATGTCTACCATGACAAACTCGAACTCGAGTCCCTTCTCGATGAGGCACGCCAGCACCCTCGTGGCGGCTGTGGACATGGGGTTGCCGTGGACCTTCAGAACCGCCATTTCTGATAGTAAAGAAGCTTGAGCCTTGAGACTATTAAGATCAAATAAAGAGTCTAATCAGATAATGGGAGGGGATGGGAGTGAAAACAGGAGGGAGAGGGGATTATTTATAGGGAGAGACGGGTCATGAAAGAGGGCTTGACAAGTTCAACCTTCTGGAATGCTctagtatagatatagatagatattatattgattgatatttttttttctcttgccTTAAGTGACCAAAGTTAGTGGGAGAAACGTGATTATTTTATCATTAACATCGGGTCGTGGCAAATGGAATATTCTCGATATATTGTACAAAAAGGATATTCCAGATTGGACAAAAAAATGTCCTGTTGCAAAAAATGTATTATTGGAAATAAGGATTTTTCatattcaattttcatttctatGAAGCTGTTAATGACATTTTTATTGCGTTTAATTTGtatgtaatattttaaaattagattttaattttgaaaaagagtggtataaatggttatgtatgagGGTTACCATTTatctttgtatgaattatttgattttgattttaaaaaagagtgatataaatgggattCACCCattgactttatatgaattattttgtttttttatcgATAGTAAAGACTGAGAAGAATTGGCTGAATCCTCACTTACTTGGTGAGGTgaaattgattgaaaataaatagtcGTATACAATGGTCTAAAAATAGAAGCTAGTTCTAGATATGGAA of the Punica granatum isolate Tunisia-2019 chromosome 6, ASM765513v2, whole genome shotgun sequence genome contains:
- the LOC116211494 gene encoding glutathione S-transferase APIC-like, which codes for MAVLKVHGNPMSTAATRVLACLIEKGLEFEFVMVDMRSGEHKKEPFLSLNPFGQVPAFEDGDLKLFESRAITQYIAHTYADKGTPLVIPGKEMAIVSVWMEVEAQQYDPAASKLLWELAIKSFLGMQTDPAVVEEYEPKLAKVLDVYEARLSQSKYIGGDCFTLADLHHLPTLNYLMRTPVKKLFDARPKVSAWVADISSRPAWCKVLEMTNPK